In Elephas maximus indicus isolate mEleMax1 chromosome 7, mEleMax1 primary haplotype, whole genome shotgun sequence, the following proteins share a genomic window:
- the LOC126079606 gene encoding olfactory receptor 10AG1-like, with protein MNHQEKSSQDNLTEIIEFVLLGFADMPHLQWFLFGLFLIIYMVILLSNGTIFLITKMDPALQSPMYFFLANFSFLEICYVSTTLPRMLINIGTQKRTISFVACATQMCFFLLFEGTECLLLAVMAYDRYVAICNPLHYPRVVNHRVCIQLVTGSWTIGIPVQIGQTYQIFSLPFCGSKQINHFFCDIPPILKLACGDTFVNEMLVYTVAVLFVMVPFLLILSSYSKIISIILKLPSATSQAKAFSTCSSHLMVVVLFFGSAIIAYLRPNTRHSEGTDKMLSLFYTILTPMFNPMIYSLRNKDVIMALRKLLCK; from the coding sequence ATGAATCATCAAGAAAAATCATCACAAGATAATCTAACTGAAATTATTGAATTTGTTCTCTTGGGCTTTGCTGACATGCCCCATCTCCAGTGGTTCCTTTTTGGATTGTTTTTAATCATCTATATGGTTATCCTGTTGAGCAATGGCACCATATTTCTCATAACAAAAATGGATCCTGCTCTCCAGagccctatgtattttttcctggcaaatttttccttcttggaaatctGCTATGTATCAACTACTCTCCCTAGAATGCTGATTAATATTGGGACCCAGAAAAGAACAATTTCCTTCGTTGCCTGTGCTACGCAGATGTGCTTTTTCCTTCTGTTCGAAGGCACAGAATGCTTGCTCctggcagtgatggcctatgaccgctatgtggccatttgtaatcCTCTGCACTATCCTCGAGTCGTGAACCACAGGGTCTGCATTCAGTTGGTGACTGGCTCCTGGACCATTGGAATCCCAGTTCAGATAGGGCAGACGTATcagattttctctctgcctttttgtgGATCTAAACAAATTAACCACTTTTTTTGTGATATCCCGCCAATACTCAAGCTGGCTTGTGGGGACACCTTTGTTAATGAGATGTTGGTCTACACAGTTGCTGTGTTATTTGTCATGGTTCCATTTCTTTTGATACTGAGCTCCTACAGTAAAAtcatctccatcatcctgaagttgCCATCAGCCACAAGTCAAGCCAAAGCCTTCTCTACCTGCTCGTCTCATCTAATGGTTGTGGTGTTATTCTTTGGATCAGCCATTATTGCCTACTTAAGGCCCAACACTAGACACTCAGAGGGAACTGACaaaatgctttctcttttctacacTATCCTAACTCCTATGTTTAATCCCATGATATATAGTCTAAGGAACAAGGATGTCATAATGGCACTGAGAAAATTGCTTTGTAAATAA